A region of the Anaerobiospirillum thomasii genome:
CCTTCTTAATATATCCAATAGGATTCTCCCTCTCGCCGTCTTTATAGGCTACAACACGGGAGAAAGAGCAGTTACCAATATCTGTAAAGAGTCTATCCTTGTCGGTTATATCTACCATGTCTATATCAGTTCTTGCTGTCATCACTGTCTTGACAGGCAGTGAGGATAACTGTAGCACGCGCGAGACCATTTCCTTTTCCTGGAAATTAAAAACCGAGGCATCAGTCTTTGAGACAATGGCCTCTTTAAAGGTCTGCACCTGATTTAAATTGGAGCCTAAAAGACGTAGCACCAGATTGGCGGCCACCTCGCGGTTCTGCATAGATACAGCAGTGCCAGATCCTAACTTCAAAGTATTTTTTCTTGCCACCTGATTGAAAACTTCAATAAGAATGGAAAAGCCAATGGCAGCATATAAATAACCCTTTGGCACATGAAAGTGCAGAGCCTCGACAATAAGACTAAAGCCAATTAGCAACAAAAAGCCCAGGCAGAGAATAACCACTGTAGGATGATGGCTTACAAATTCTGTAATAGCCTTGGAGGCTAAAGTCATCACGCCCATGGCAATTACAACTGCAAACATCATGATAAAGACATGATCAATCATACCTACAGCTGTAATAATGGCATCGAGCGAGAATACGGCATCAAGCACCATAATCTGTATAACTACAAGACCAAAGGCATTACCTGCTGCCTTGGTGGCCGAGAGCTCCTCATCAAAGCCCTCAAGCTTGGCATGCAGCTCATGTGTGGCCTTATAGAGCAGGAAGATACCACCAACAAACATCACCAGATCGCGCCCCGAGACACCAAATTCACTTATATGAAATAAAGGCACCGTCATCGAGACAATATAGGAGATGAAGGTCAAAAGAATAAGTCTTATCACCAGCGCACCGCCAAGACCTATATAACGGGCCTTGTTGCGCTGCGACGGTGGCAGTTTGGCAGAGAGAATAGCAATAAAGACCAGATTGTCTATACCAAGTACAATTTCAATGACTACAAGGGTCAGTAAACCAAGCCATGCAGTCGGATCTGAGATCCAGGCCATGTCAAACATAACCTGATGAGCAACAACGGCACTATCCATGGTAAATCACATCGCTTGTAGAAAGATTAATAAAAAGGGGGGATTTTATAAATAAACCGCACGGGCTATTACTACTGTCTGTTGACACTTTTTTCTATCTTAATATTGCTTATGCCTTATGGCAGTAGTATGAATATACACTAAATTTATGCGTTTTTAAATAGTAAAAAGCGCCACATTTATGTATTTAAATCGCAAATTAACCATTCTATTATCCAAAAATATGATGAAAGTTTTATGTTATCTGAAAAAAGACAGATGCTTTAAAAGTAGATACTTTATACGGGATAATATTTAAAAAGCTGCCATGAACAGCAGCTTTTTACTATTTATAAGATTTAAAGGCAGATTAAAATCTGTCTTTGTATTTTCTATGACCAGTCGCGGCCGCGCCTTGCAATTATTTTTTTGCCGCCATGGCTGCTGTCCCTGCGCATAGTACGTGACTCATTTTTTTCTGAATAATGACGGCTTTGAGAGTCTTTGTGCTTATAGGAGCTGCTATCAGATCTTTGCGATCTTACAACTTTAAAATTAAGGCCCCCATCTTTGCTGCCATATGAGCCAGAACGTCTCTCATCGTGACGGGATGAGCCCCTATCCATTCTATAGCCGTCTTGTTTGCCTTTGCCTGCTGATGAGCGTCTTAGACTAAAGGAGCTTTCATAAGAGTCTGCATCTTTGGCAAAACGTACAGAGCGTCTGTCATCCGATCTGCCATAGGTTCTCTTTTTATCATCACGTCCTCTTGAGCGCAGTGCATCTTTGGCATCAGAGCGTCTGAGTGCTCTATCATCTGATCTTAAATCTCTTGCAGCTCTGCCTTTAGGTCGGGCAGCGGCCGATCCCATCTTAGGACCTTTTTTGTGCTGAGATTTTAAAGCAAGAGGAGTTCTTGCAATCTGAGAGTCAGATAGTGACTTAAGCCCTGAGAGGGCTCGTATATTATTAATCTCAGAGAGGGTAAGCTCACGGTACTGACCTGTCTTTAAAGTCTCATCAAGCGCAAGTCCTGCATATTTGATACGAATCAGACGGCTAACCTTAAGACCCACGCCTTCCCACAGACGTCTTACCTCACGGTTTCTGCCCTCTTTGAGGCTGACATGATACCAGGCATTGCGGCCATCACCGCCCTGAAAGGACACTTTATCAAACTTGGCCATGCCATCTTTTAATTTTACGCCAGTTAGCAAAGCTGAAATCTGCTCATCACTTACATCACCATAGATACGGGCCGCATACACACGCTCAATGGCATTTTTAGGATGCATAAGCGCATTGGCAAGCTCACCGTCTGTGGTAAAGAGCAGAAGACCTGAGGTATTTAAATCAAGACGACCCACATAGATCCAGCGTCCTGTATCTGGCTTTGGAATATGATCAAACACTGTAGGACGGCCTTCAGGATCGCTTATAGTGGTAAGCTCGCCCTCTGGCTTGTAATACATCAGAACTCTGCACTTTGGATTTGAAGATAAAGGTGTAGCAACAACTCTTCCATCTATTTTTACAGTAATGTCATCTTCAACTCTTTCGCCTACTGTAGCAACTTTACCGTTTACTTCAACTCTGCCCTGGGCAATTAATGCGTCTAATTCTCGACGTGATCCTACTCCCAGCCTAGCCAGGACCTTCTGCAGTTTTTCGGTCACTTTTCACCTTTATTTTAAAAATTCCTATATAGACCCTAAATACTAAGAGCATATATACAATTATGACAAATTTGCTATATTATACCTTTAAAATCACTGTTTAGATAAATAAAAAGTCTTAAGTGTTAAGGAGAATTTCATGTCAGAGGCAGGTCCATCACAATCTGATATAAACATTTCTTTTACCATTTTAGGTGAGAATTTTTCCGTACGCTGTCGTAAAGATCAAGAAGAGGCACTTGAAAGTGCCATTCAGAAAGTTCAGGATCTGTGTGCAAAAATACTAAGAGACAATCCCAATCTGACCCCGCAGCAGGGTGCCATACTCTGTGCCCTTGAGGCTCAGTCAAAACTTATGGCCATAGCACAGGGCCACACTCCCTTTGCCATGCAGGCTCAATCTACACTAAATCGTGTCTATGGCAATTTAAATGAAATAAGCCGCTGTATTGAAAAAATACATAACAGATAATTTTACATATAAGTTTTATTAAGATTAGTAACTATCAATGTCAGATTTTATCAAAGACCAAAGAGCACAGCTGCGCTCTTTAATGAAACAAAAGCGTCACGAGCTTGATACATACAGTCTTTACTCAAGCTCATCTGTAATATTCAACACCATAGCCTCCCACCCTTTTTTATCACAAAAAAGGATTATAGGCTCCTATAGCTCCTTTAAAAATGAAATTGATATGCAAAATATCAATGCCCATCTAAAGGCTTTAGGGCATGAAGTCTATCTGCCTGTAATTAACAGCAAGATTAAAGGTCATATGGATTTTTACAGCTATGATGAGCATAACCTTGTTGTAAACAGCTTTGGTATAAAAGAGCCTGCTGCGCTTACACAGAATAAGGCAGATACAGCAAAACTTGAGATTTTGCTTGTACCTATGCTGGCCTTTGATTTAAAGGGCAACCGTCTTGGTATGGGCGGCGGCTATTATGACAGAATGTTAAAGCGTGTCTCATCTGACTGTCTTGTCATAGGTATTGCCCATGAATTTCAAAAGCTTCAGTATATTCCGGTGCAAAGCTGGGATATGCCACTTGATGAGGCTATAACAGAAAAAGAGCATTATATTTTTATAAAAAAATACTGATGCCTGATATATATCAGATGTAAAAAGACCTGCTATAAGCAGGCCATTTTGTGTAAGCTCTTTAGTCAAAAGAAAAACCCTGACCTTTAAAATACTCAATAATTGGATTTAGTGAAGGCTTTGCTGCTGTATTGCCAAGCATTGCAGAGCAGGCACTGCTCCAGTCAATTGAGCGTCTATTGTACTTTCTGTTTTCATAATATTCTCTTAAAGTGGCATTATACTCATCAATACCCTCTTTGGTGACTACATCTTTATAGGTGTTCTCAAAGATAAGATAGTCAAGAGGTAGACGAGGTTTCTGCTGCTCAAGATAATTGACATCTGGCACACCAAGGATAAGACCTAAACATGGGGCCACACCAAAAGGCAGATTTAGCATCTTTGAGATCTCAACAATACCTGGCTTGAAGCCGCCTATAATGGTACCGCCAAGACCCATGCTCTCAGCTGCTGTCAGTACATTCTGACAGGTAAGTGAGGTATCATTCATGCCTGAGTAGAAAAATCTGAATGGAAAAGGAGCTTTAAGCTCATTTTGCTGCATAAGCAGTGTCAGATCGATACAGAACATCCAGAACTCGGCGCATCTGGCAATATGCTCCTGATCGCCAGAGAGCTCAGCTATGCGCTCAAGTTTTTCCCTATCAGTAATTCTTATAACTCTTACAGTCTGGAAAAAGCAGGAGCTTGAAGTTCTTGCCACAACCTCTGAAAGAGTTTTAACCTGCTCATCTGTAAGGCTCTGACCTGTAAAGTTGCGTACTGACTGATGATTTAAAATAGTTTCAACAGCATTCATATTAAATCCCTATGGCAGCCTGTAGCTGCTGTTTACAACATTAAAACACTGACCTTTAAAGGACAAGAGCGCATCTAAAAGACAGATAGCAAGCATGGCCTCGGCAATTGGCACAGCTCTTATACCAACACATGGATCATGACGTCCTTTAGTTACAATGGATATGGCTCTGCCTTCCTTGTCAATGGAGCGTCCTGGCACTAATATGCTTGATGTTGGCTTTAAAGCCATGCGCACACAAATATCCTGCCCTGTACTGATACCGCCTAAAATGCCACCCTGATGATTGGAGATAAAGCCCTCTGGGGTTATCTCATCACGCGCCAGGCTGCCCTCCATGGAGGCTAGAGCAAAGCCATCGCCTATCTCCACGCCCTTTACAGCATTGATACTCATCATGGCATGAGCAATGGTGGCATCAAGACGATCAAATACAGGCTCACCAAGGCCCTGCGGCACATTTCTGGCCACAAGCTCAACTACGGCTCCGCATGAGTCATGACGTGCCATTAAATCATCAAAATAAGTCTCAAGCTGCCCTATACACTGCGCATCTGCAAAGTTAAAGGCATTTTGTGCAGCATAGTTAAAATCAATGCTTTGAGCCTTTACTGGACCTATGGCTGTCACAGCACCCTGTATAGTTACATCAAAAAGATCGGAGAGTACCTTTTTGGCAATGGCGCCTGCTGCCACACGCATAGCAGTTTCACGGGCCGAGGCTCTGCCGCCGCCTCTGTAGTCGCGTATGCCGTATTTGGTCTCATAGGTATAATCAGCATGCCCTGGGCGAAATGAATTTTTAATCTCGCCATAATCCTGACTGCGCTGTGAGGTATTTTCAATAATAAGACCTATAGGCGTACCTGTGGTTCTGCCCTCAAACACACCAGAGACAATGCGAACCTGATCTGGCTCATTGCGTGGCGTGCCATATTGAGTAGAGCCTGGACGACGTCTGTTGAGATCCTTTTGTATAAGATCCTCACTAATCTCAATTAAAGGCGGTGTACCGTCAACTATGGCCATTAAAGCCTTACCATGACTCTCACCGCAGGTTGTAACCTTAAAATTGGTACCAAATGTATTTCCTGCCACTTTTATACCCCTGCCTTAAAGACATCGGCATAGGCCTTTAGCTGATCACAGGTTAGAACAAAGACTCCGCAGCCTCCCTTTTTAAGATCGATAAAGTGGAATGGCACCTGAGGGAAGGCTTTGATTAAATGCACCTCGGAATTACCAACCTCCATAACTAAAATACCATCGTCTGTAAGATAGTCAGCTGCCCTTGCAAGAATGATTCTGGCACAGTCAAGACCGTCATCACCAGAGCCTAAGGCAAGAGACGGCTCCTGATGATACTCAGGTGGCATAGACTCAAGATCCTCAAGATCAACATAAGGAGGATTGGCCACAATAAGATCGTACTTATCGCCTTCTGGCAGATTTTCAAACAGATCGCTCTGAATAGGAGTTACTACGCTCTCAAGCTCATAGCCTTCAATATTAAGGCGGCAGACATCAAGTGCCTCCTCGCTCAAATCCACAGCATCAACCTCACACTCGCCGTTAAAGTGCAGAGCAATGGCAATAGCTATACAGCCAGAGCCTGTGCACATATCTAAAACTCGCTCAGGAATTCTGTCAACATATGGATCAAAGCCGCTTTCTATGAGCTCGGCAATTGGCGATCTTGGCACAATAACGCGTCTGTCGACATAAAATTCATGATTACAGAAAAAGGCGCGGTGAGTCAGATATGGAGTTGGCACGCGTGAGAAAATACGGCACTGTACAATCTTGGCAATAAGTTCACGCTCCTTTAGCGTTAAAGCTGAGCTTAAAGTGCTCTCATCACATGGCGGCTGCAGATGCATCACAGCCTGCACAATCTCTAAAGCCTCATCCCAGTAGCTCTCGGTACCATGGCCTACATAAATCTGATGGGATGAAAAGCACGATACTATATAACGTACAGCATCCTGTACTGTCATCAGTTCTTCACACAAAGCCTTGTAAATCTCATCACCTGCAGGTGGGGTATCAAGACTTTCATAAATTTCTGCTATAGCAGTATCTAAGAGGGCATCACTCATATTTTTTACATCATCTAAAATTTAAAAAGGCACTTTATTGTAGCTTAAAGTGCCTTTTATTTCATGCTCAAATGGATAATCACTGTTTTTGTGCCTGCAGCAGTGCATTAATTTCCCTGGCTACCTGCTTTAATGTCAGCTCCTGGCTTTTTTCAACAATGACTCTGCCAAACTCAAATCTAAACGTACCTATACCCTGAATAGTAAAGACGCCAGAGAAAAAAGCTCTGACATGTTTTGCTATATGCACAGGTGAATAGAATTTGAAATGTCGCATGCGCTAATCTCCATCTGTGTGGTACACACTATAATAATAGTCTTAAGATCGGCCCATTTAAAGCTTTGTCATGCAACAAATTATCAAAATTCAGGCTAAATTATAAATGTGCGATCTAGGTGTATATAATTTCACTGCTTGGGCTTAAAAATGACACGAGATGTGCTTTATCATGCTCTATTTTTACAATTAATGCCGAGGCTGTAACAAAAGGCGGAAAATTACTGTTTTTTAAAAGCTCGCAGGCTAAATTTTCAACCTGAGGTATATGTGAAACCAAAAGCACAGTATCATCTGCTTGGCTTATGGCCATAATATAATCAATTACCGCAGATGCATTGCCAGATGGGGTCAGATCTTTGAGCTCTTCAAATGGCACATCATTATGTATATGTTCTAGTACTATTTTTGCAGTATCAAAGGCTCTGGTTTTAGGTGAGGTTACAATACGGTTTATATCATAGACAGAGGTAAGCTTGAGCGCTGTGGAGTGAGCCTCGTCAATGCCTTCAGGAGTGAGTATTCTGTCGGCGCCCAAAAAGGTGGCGGCCCCATGACGCATTATAATTATGTGCATAAAACTCTCCGTGCTCATCTTTTGTTAACATATAATCTAAAGGCATTTCTATATTAGCAAGTACACACAATATTTACAACAGAACATTCAACTGTGCTTTAATCAGCTTACTCAATTTTAGACTCTTCATGCATACATTTGCTTTATAACTTTAGCCTCCATTTTATCCATACATTTGTATTTATCATACACAAAGGCTTTATAACATACACTAATCCCACTTAACTCGTAGACATTACATGTGCTTATTAAATATGATGCTGATTTTTGTATATATTTTTTATAGATATTAGTTTTTTTATACACCTAAAGACCAAAAGTGCCTGAAAATATCATAATTTTAATATGTTATTCAGTGTAAATTAAGCTTTGTCTATTTTTATAAAAGAGCATATTATTTATTAGTAATAATTAAAGTTTGCACTTTTAATAAATATATAATATTATTATTTTATTATATTATTTTACGTATTAGATATTATAGAGGAAGATGTCATGCCAATGTCACTTAGGGCCTTGAAAAATGCCCGTAATCTGCAGGCTGCCCTGCGAGGTGCCACAATAGAGGATATTGATTCTATTATTGCCAAGCTACAGGAAATTCGCAGTGTAATTGAAGAGGCTGAGCTTGAGGAATCAATAAAAGAGGCAGAGCGCAAGGAGAAATTAGAGCAGGCTCTTGAGTATTTACAGGTTAACAATATTAGTGTTGATGATCTTGTAGCTTCAAAGTCATTAAACAAGCATCAGAAATTAAAGTTCAAACCTAAATATAAATATACTGATCTTGACGGTGTTGAGAGAACCTGGACCGGTCAGGGCAAGTTGCCTACCCATCTGCGCAACCTGCTTGAGCAGACAGGCAAGAGCAAAGAAGATTTCCGTATTGATGATTAATTGATAAATCAATCTGCCATTTTATGAATAAAGCCTTGTATAAGGCTTTATTCATTTTTATACCTAAATTTTAACCAGCCTTTTGAATCTGTTGATTAATCTCAGTTAATGCCTGTACAGGATCTAAAGCCTTGGTTATAGGCCTGCCAATAACCAGATAATCAGATCCGGCCTCAATAGCCTGTGCTGGTGTCATAATGCGGCTCTGATCGCCAATATCACTGCCTGCAGGGCGAATACCAGGTGTTACAATTAAAAAGTCATCACCGCAGCTTCGACGTATGATTGAACTCTCCTGTGCTGAGGCCACTACACCATCAAGACCGCTGTTTTTTGCAAGAGCTGCAAGTCTTAACACCTGCTCTTTTGGACTTATATCGATGCCAATCTCTTTAAGGCCTGCCTCATCCATGGAGGTAAGTACAGTAACGCCAATGATTTTAGTAGCACTGTTGTTGGCCTTAAGAGCCCTAGCTGCCATCTCCATCATCACAGAGCCTCCTGTGGTATGTACATCTACAAGCCATACACCAAGATCAGATGCTGCCTCACAGGCCTTTAACACTGTATTTGGAATATCATGAAACTTTAAGTCTAAAAATACACGAAAATTTCTTTTGACAAGCTCTTTGACAAAGTCAGGTCCTGCAATGGTAAAGAGCTCCTTGCCTACCTTTAAATTACACAGTGAGCTGTCAATTTTATCCACAAAATTAAAAGCATCAGCGGCACTTGCATAGTCAAGAGCCACAATAACCTTAGGATCTATCATATTTACCTCAATTAAAGATTAGTCACCGGCAAGACCGCGTATGGCCTTTAAGGTATTCCAGCGTCTGCATGAAGGGCACTGCCAGAACAGCATTTTTGACTCAAAGCCGCAGCGGCAGCAGCTGTACTGAGCAGATGATGCAATCTGAGCATCCACAAGACTTTTTAGCTGCAAAATGGCATCATTGGCACTAGCATCAAGCTCTTTAGAGCGCAGACGCATCAGTGCTGAAAACAGTTTTAAATTAGGTCTGTCCTTTATATAGGAGGTTAACAGAAGCTTGGCATCATGCACAGAGCCTGTAAGCTCAATAACCTCAACAAGCTCAACAATGGCAGCCGATGACAACGTACGGCGAACCAGATCCTCAAGCTCTATTCTGTATTTTAAATCAGCCTTGTTGGTGTAGATTTTCTGCAAAATTTCAAGACAGACAAGCCCTGCATCATGATCAATACTGCTTATCTGACGCTGCAGCTCAAGAGCCTTTACAAAATCTTTGGCTCTTATGTAGCGCAGTGATAAAAGATAACGGGCTCTGATTGAATCTTTATCAACATCTATAGCTCTTTGCAGCGAGGCTAAAGCCTTGTCATCCTCACCTGAGGCCTCCTCACTCTCTGCTCTCTGGCAGTAGAAGTTTGAAAGCTTGCGTATGACAATGTCGCCAAGATCGTTCTGATAATCAAGAGCTGCCTTTATGGCTCGGTTATAGTCATGCTCATATTCATACAGTGTTACTAAAAGCGAGGCTGCATTGCGTCTCTGGCGAGGAATATCAACTAAAGCTGTAAGTATGATTTCAGCTCTGTCCAAAAGTCCGGCACTTAAAAAATCGCGGGCCAGCTCCAGCTTTGCAATTTCAATCTGTGCGCTTTCATATTCAGTATTTAAAGATAAGGATTCATGCACAGAGATGGCCTTGTCCACCTCTCCGCGCTGACGAAACAGATTGCCAAGCGCCAGCGAGGTTTCAAAGCTTGGATCTGACTCATTAAGATAGGCAATAAATTTATCTACTGCCCTGTCCTTGTCATTGTTTAAAAGATACTCCACACCTCTTAGGTAAGTGACATTCTTTTTGCTCTGCACTTCCTGACGTTGTGAGCTGACTGATGAGCGGCCCATGTAATAACCATAGGCTGCCGCAATAGGTAGTAATAAAAACAGTAATTCGAACATTAACCGCTCACAGAGGAGATTAGTCAGCGCCCTTGGCGTTCTGCTCGGTCTTTAACTGCTTATGCTCGCTTTTCTTGTAACGCTTGAACTCACTCTTTACCTGATGAGCATTGCGCCATACTCTAAGGCAGAAAAGTAAGGAGGCGTAAATACCTAGAAGTATACCAACACCAATACCTACAGCAAATACTGCAGATACTGACAGATCGGTCTTTAAAAACAGAAAATCAAATGAAACTACAGTGCCGTTGGCTGAGCCTACAGCCAGGCCCCAGAAGAAAACAACAGCAAAAATAACTATATAAAGAGAAAACTTAAGCATAAAAAACCTCGGATTCAATAAACCTATAATAGCATTTTTAATACTTATTAGGTATAAAGAAGTATTTAATCTTCAACTAAATCCTTGTCTTTTAATGAGTTTACCTTTTCTTTAAGATCAACTCCAGGTTTAAAATGCACCACTCGTCTCTCTCCTACTTCAACCTTTTGACCTGTCTTTGGATTGTGAGCCACGCGCGGAGCTCTGACTCTGACTTCAAAGCTGCCAAAACCTCTAATTTCAATTCTCTGAGAGGAGGCCAGAGATTTGATCATCTGCTCAAACAGCTCTCTGACGACATCATCAACCAGGGCAGGTGGCAGTTCTGAGTATTTAGCTACTAAAGTGTTTATTAAATCGGCACGAGTCATAAGGCATTCCTTTACGCAGCTTTAATAGCTGTAGTGAGCTATAAAAACTATATAGACCAGATGTTTTTTTTAAATATATCGGATATTTTATATCACATATGCAATTTAAAAAAAGCATTTAAATCAAAGATTTTTAAAAATTTAGCATTATATTGACAAACTGTGAGGGATATTAGATTTTGTTTTATAAACACATAATTTATAAGACAAAAATGCCTTTTTTGGGTTTTATATTCATTGTATAAAGTAACTTTACAAATAATAATTATTTTAAACCGTTATGGATAACTGTTATCTAAAAGCTAAGCTTTTATTATCATTTGAAAAGCAGGAGGGGTAATAATGATTTTATATAGTACAGATAGCAGACAGGCGCCTTATGGCGCCTGTCCTGTAATAAGTGCTACATCAGAAAGCTCTTATTCGCCTTTACGGGCAGCCTCGAAAGCTGCAGCCATAGCTGACTGAGCCTCAGTGCCCTTTGACTGCTCTTTTAAGCTCTCTAAAGCCTCTTTCTCCTCAGCCTCATCCTTGGCACGAATTGAAAGGCTGATGTTACGGGTCTTGCGATCAACGTTGATAAGCTTAGCCTCAACCTCGTCACCTACCTTGAGCACAGTGCTGGCATCCTCAACACGCTCACGTGAAGCGTCCTGAGCACGGATATAGCCAGTTACACCCTCTGCTAAGGTGATGGTGGCGCCGCGGGCGTCAACAGACTCAACTACACCCTTGACCAGAGCACCCTTCTGATTGGTTGAAAGGTAATCACTGAACGGATCTTCTGAGATCTGCTTTAAGCCTAATGAAATGCGCTCACGCTCTGGGTCTACCTGCAGAACGATAGCAGTGATTTCATCGCCCTTCTTGAAGTCGCGAACGGCTTCTTCGCCAGGCTGCTGCCATGAAATGTCTGACAGGTGAACTAAACCGTCGATACCGCCATCTAAGCCGATGAAGATACCAAAGTCAGTGATTGACTTGATCTTGCCGGTTACCTTCTCGCCCTTTGAGTGTGACTCTGCAAACTCAAGCCATGGATTTGGCTTGCACTGCTTGAGGCCTAAAGAAATACGACGACGCTCCTCGTCAATCTCAAGAACCTTAACAGTTACGCTGTCACCTACTGATACAACCTTAGATGGGTGGATGTTCTTGTTGGTCCAATCCATCTCAGATACGTGTACCAGACCCTCAACACCTTCCTGGATCTCAACAAAGCAGCCATAATCGGTAAGATTGGTTACCTTGCCTTCGATGTTGGTGCCAACTGGGAAGCGGGTGGCGATATTGGCCCATGGATCCTCACCAAGCTGCTTTAAGCCTAATGATACGCGCTGACGCTCACGGTCAAACTTTAAGACTTTAACATCGATCTCGTCACCTACAGTTACGATCTCGCTTGGGTGCTTGACGCGCTTCCAGGCCATATCGGTAATGTGGAGAAGACCATCAACACCACCAAGATCAACGAATGCACCATAGTCAGTAAGGTTCTTAACGATACCCTTGACTTCCTGACCTTCCTGCAGAGTGGCCAGTACTGACTCGCGCTCTGTTGAGTTCTCTGACTCAATAACAGCACGACGTGATACAACTACGTTGTTGCGCTTCTGGTCAAGTTTGATTACCTTAAACTGAAGCTCTTTACCCTCAAGGTGAGTTGTCTCGCGAACAGGACGAACGTCAACAAGTGAACCTGGCAGGAAGGCGCGGATGCCGCCTAACTGAACAGTAAAGCCACCCTTGACTTTGCCGTCGATAAGACCCATAACTGGATCGCTGTTCTTAAAGGCCTCTTCAAGCTTGGCCCAGGCTTCGTTGCGCTTGGCTTTGTCACGTGACAGGATGGTCTCGCCATCACCTGACTCGAACTGATCTAAGGCAACATCTACTTCATCGCCGACTTTAACTTCAATCTGGCCCTGAGCATCAAGGAACTGATCTACAGGAATTGAAGCCTCT
Encoded here:
- a CDS encoding H-NS family nucleoid-associated regulatory protein — translated: MPMSLRALKNARNLQAALRGATIEDIDSIIAKLQEIRSVIEEAELEESIKEAERKEKLEQALEYLQVNNISVDDLVASKSLNKHQKLKFKPKYKYTDLDGVERTWTGQGKLPTHLRNLLEQTGKSKEDFRIDD
- the pyrF gene encoding orotidine-5'-phosphate decarboxylase, translating into MIDPKVIVALDYASAADAFNFVDKIDSSLCNLKVGKELFTIAGPDFVKELVKRNFRVFLDLKFHDIPNTVLKACEAASDLGVWLVDVHTTGGSVMMEMAARALKANNSATKIIGVTVLTSMDEAGLKEIGIDISPKEQVLRLAALAKNSGLDGVVASAQESSIIRRSCGDDFLIVTPGIRPAGSDIGDQSRIMTPAQAIEAGSDYLVIGRPITKALDPVQALTEINQQIQKAG
- a CDS encoding lipopolysaccharide assembly protein LapA domain-containing protein; protein product: MLKFSLYIVIFAVVFFWGLAVGSANGTVVSFDFLFLKTDLSVSAVFAVGIGVGILLGIYASLLFCLRVWRNAHQVKSEFKRYKKSEHKQLKTEQNAKGAD
- a CDS encoding HU family DNA-binding protein — protein: MTRADLINTLVAKYSELPPALVDDVVRELFEQMIKSLASSQRIEIRGFGSFEVRVRAPRVAHNPKTGQKVEVGERRVVHFKPGVDLKEKVNSLKDKDLVED
- the rpsA gene encoding 30S ribosomal protein S1 → MESFAQLFEEFSSVETRPGSIVKAVVVGIDNGYVLVDAGLKSEASIPVDQFLDAQGQIEVKVGDEVDVALDQFESGDGETILSRDKAKRNEAWAKLEEAFKNSDPVMGLIDGKVKGGFTVQLGGIRAFLPGSLVDVRPVRETTHLEGKELQFKVIKLDQKRNNVVVSRRAVIESENSTERESVLATLQEGQEVKGIVKNLTDYGAFVDLGGVDGLLHITDMAWKRVKHPSEIVTVGDEIDVKVLKFDRERQRVSLGLKQLGEDPWANIATRFPVGTNIEGKVTNLTDYGCFVEIQEGVEGLVHVSEMDWTNKNIHPSKVVSVGDSVTVKVLEIDEERRRISLGLKQCKPNPWLEFAESHSKGEKVTGKIKSITDFGIFIGLDGGIDGLVHLSDISWQQPGEEAVRDFKKGDEITAIVLQVDPERERISLGLKQISEDPFSDYLSTNQKGALVKGVVESVDARGATITLAEGVTGYIRAQDASRERVEDASTVLKVGDEVEAKLINVDRKTRNISLSIRAKDEAEEKEALESLKEQSKGTEAQSAMAAAFEAARKGE